A single window of Colletotrichum destructivum chromosome 9, complete sequence DNA harbors:
- a CDS encoding Putative mitochondrial carrier protein, producing the protein MSSSPNNAAVPAAAAPAPPPMQFVRFRETVSQPVIAAFCAGGVAGAVSRTVVSPLERLKILFQVQSVGRDAYKLSVGQGLAKMWREEGWRGFMRGNGTNCVRIVPYSAVQFGSYNFYKRSIFENTPGADLSPLARLTCGGIAGITSVFFTYPLDIVRTRLSIQSASFAELGPKSEQLPGMWATMTKMYQTEGGVSALYRGIVPTVAGVAPYVGLNFMVYEWVRKYLTPEGDKNPSAVRKLLAGAISGAVAQTCTYPFDVLRRRFQINTMTGMGYQYKSISDAVKVIVAQEGIKGMYKGIVPNLLKVAPSMASSWLSFELSRDFLVSLKPEADSEATL; encoded by the exons ATGTCGTCT TCTCCGAACAATGCGGCGGTccctgccgcagctgctCCGGCCCCGCCCCCGATGCAGTTCGTCCGCTTTCGCGAAACCGTCTCCCAGCCCGTCATTGCAGCCTTCTGCGCCGGAGGTGTAGCTGGCGCTGTGTCACGAACCGTCGTGTCGCCCCTCGAGCGCCTCAAGATTCTTTTCCAAGTCCAGAGCGTCGGAAGAGATGCCTACAAGCTGTCTGTAGGCCAGGGTCTAGCAAAGATGTGGAGAGAGGAAGGCTGGAGAGGGTTCATGAGAGGCAACGGAACCAACTGTGTTCGCATTGTGCCCTACTCAGCCGTTCAATTCGGAAGCTACAACTTTTACAAGAGG AGCATATTTGAGAACACCCCTGGTGCAGACCTCTCTCCGCTTGCCCGTCTGACCTGCGGTGGCATTGCAGGCATCACCTCTGTCTTCTTCACATACCCCCTTGACATTGTTCGCACTCGACTTTCCATCCAGTCTGCGTCCTTTGCCGAGCTGGGCCCCAAGTCTGAGCAGCTCCCTGGCATGTGGGCCACCATGACCAAGATGTACCAGACTGAAGGCGGCGTCTCTGCCCTGTACAGAGGAATTGTTCCCACTGTTGCTGGTGTCGCTCCCTAT GTCGGCCTTAACTTTATGGTCTATGAATGGGTTCGCAAATACCTAACCCCTGAGGGCGACAAGAACCCCAGCGCTGTCCGGAAGCTGCTGGCTGGTGCCATCTCTGGCGCTGTTGCTCAGACCTGCACCTACCCCTT CGACGTCCTGCGTCGAAGGTTTCAGATCAACACTATGACGGGCATGGGCTACCAATACAAGTCCATTTCTGATGCCGTCAAGGTCATTGTTGCCCAAGAGGGCATTAAGGGCATGTACAAGGGCATTGTCCCTAATTTGCTCAAGGTCGCGCCCAGCATGGCTTCCAGCTGGCTCAGCTTCGAGCTGTCTCGCGACTTCTTGGTCTCTCTTAAGCCCGAGGCCGACTCGGAGGCGACCCTCTGA
- a CDS encoding Putative RNA recognition motif domain, nucleotide-binding alpha-beta plait domain superfamily, giving the protein MSAVRATSFFSSSTIAKATTRIQLPFYKPLPPPAPHLRGSASSGPGCRFISVARQDLCFISLNPFFLHYSQVNTTIMSRGGTTLYVTGFSHGTRARDLAYEFERYGHLVRCDIPAPRSASSRLFAFVEYEDRRDADDAYHEMHNKRIGRDDILKIEWARTPPSASWRFDSGRDRERAPRRSSPRRGRSPSPRRSTRDYSPRKDERRDRDRDYERGDRRDTRERSRSPDRRDRDPKDDRDDRDHRENGTNGDDRKALDSPPPAHDDLDIAAE; this is encoded by the exons ATGAGTGCC GTCCGGGCGAcctctttcttctcctcttcaacCATCGCCAAAGCCACTACGCGCATCCAACTTCCCTTCTACAaacctcttcccccccccgCTCCCCATTTACGCGGCTCTGCTTCATCAGGCCCTGGCTGTCGCTTCATCTCCGTCGCGAGACAGGATCTTTGCTTCATCTCCCTGAatcctttctttcttcatTACAGCCAAGTCAACACAACAATCATGTCGCGCGGTGGCACCACTTTGTACGTGACTGGCTTCAGCCACGGAACTCGCGCCCGAGACCTCGCCTACGAATTCGAACG CTATGGACACCTTGTTCGCTGCGACATCCCTGCCCCTCGTTCGGCCTCAAGCAGACT cttcgccttcgtcgagTATGAGGACCGTCGGGATGCTGATGATGCTTACCATGAGATGCACAACAAGCGCATCGGCCGTGACGACATTCTGAAGATTGAG TGGGCTCGCACACCTCCTAGTGCATCGTGGCGATTCGACTCTGGCCGGGACCGTGAGCGCGCTCCTCGccgctcttctcctcgtcgcggccgctctccttctcctcgccgcaGCACTCGCGACTACTCTCCCAGGAAGGATGAACGCCGTGACCGCGACCGCGACTACGAACGCGGCGACCGACGTGACACCCGCGAGCGCTCCCGCAGCCCTGACCGACG CGACCGGGACCCAAAGGACGATCGTGACGACCGGGACCACCGTGAAAACGGTACTAACGGTGACGACAGAAAGG CCCTGGACAGCCCTCCCCCTGCCCACGACGACCTGGATATCGCTGCGGAGTGA